A single window of Sphingobacterium sp. ML3W DNA harbors:
- a CDS encoding LacI family DNA-binding transcriptional regulator translates to MSQITIIELAERLGLSKSTVSRAFRDGNDINPNTKARILKMADELGFSPNMYASNLRANKSNTIAIIIPEFGNKFFSQAIKGIELVARSKNYHTLIYVTDHRVDKEASIIRSLINGRVDGVVMSASGEGHDHSHLQVLKDNDLPIVFFDRTYDDVYTPFVTGNDFEASFLATEHLIENDCKRIAYLVINQNVSIGKIRMAGYRAALEKYQIPFDSNLILDTVNEPEGNMEDIRNLYRIQKPDGLLASVERLAISAMRVAKNEGILIPSELKLICFSCLDIADLIEPALSVVKQPAYEMGKMATEYLCQLIAKPFIFTNQEITYLDSSLIFQKSSKKSY, encoded by the coding sequence ATGTCACAGATAACGATTATAGAACTAGCAGAACGATTGGGATTATCCAAATCAACAGTATCTCGAGCTTTTAGGGATGGCAATGATATTAATCCAAATACTAAGGCACGTATTTTGAAAATGGCCGATGAATTAGGCTTCTCGCCTAATATGTATGCCAGTAACCTAAGAGCTAATAAAAGCAATACCATTGCTATTATTATTCCTGAATTTGGTAATAAATTCTTTAGCCAAGCTATTAAAGGAATCGAATTGGTCGCTAGATCGAAAAATTATCATACCTTAATTTATGTAACAGATCATCGTGTAGACAAAGAAGCCTCTATTATACGTTCATTAATCAATGGTCGAGTAGATGGGGTTGTTATGTCTGCATCCGGCGAAGGACATGATCATAGCCATCTTCAGGTTTTAAAGGATAATGACTTACCTATCGTTTTTTTTGATAGAACTTATGATGATGTATACACTCCATTTGTGACAGGTAATGATTTTGAAGCGAGCTTCTTAGCTACGGAACATCTCATCGAAAATGATTGTAAGCGCATAGCTTATTTAGTGATCAATCAAAACGTTTCTATTGGTAAAATACGTATGGCTGGCTACAGGGCCGCTTTAGAGAAATATCAAATTCCCTTCGATTCAAATTTAATCCTAGATACGGTAAATGAGCCGGAAGGCAATATGGAAGATATTAGAAATCTTTATCGTATACAAAAACCTGATGGGTTACTTGCTTCAGTTGAACGTTTGGCAATATCAGCTATGCGTGTTGCCAAGAATGAAGGTATATTGATTCCCTCCGAGTTAAAACTGATTTGTTTTTCATGTTTAGATATAGCAGACCTCATTGAACCTGCCTTAAGTGTTGTTAAACAACCAGCATATGAAATGGGAAAGATGGCAACAGAATACCTTTGCCAATTAATTGCTAAACCGTTTATCTTCACTAATCAAGAGATTACTTATCTCGATTCTTCATTAATTTTTCAAAAATCGAGTAAAAAAAGTTACTAA
- a CDS encoding alpha-amylase family glycosyl hydrolase, whose protein sequence is MKHYFISLFFSVSIVFFGCKKNNPSSETTVEEVAPNDIGLATTNQLFNYWDESITLFFDLNKGNRALVSENESLYLHIGLITTGSKDEHDWKEVATDWSKNIEAYKLNRQPNGSYSITINPTQIFKGINGSEVFKIALLIRNAAGTLVQRNKDGSDIYIPVALKNKAALVFLQPNTQPTYILTTEKESYMLNEELAIDVLSNIRGKLSIRIDNVVQESVNDVLKHTFTCKFGKLGFHIITARIEANGSTFEEQIQVFVNDKPEIAELPLHANKNGITIDKQSKAVTFALTAPGKLNVFLLGSFNNYQVESKYVLKQTPNGDTWWLTLTDLDFSKKHTYQFLIDGQFKIADPYSHIILDPVYDGSIGKSIAYLPSYPKENTAGNVSVLDLNNEEYRWKVQNFIKPNPYDLVIYELLTRDFSMAHDFLSIRDSIPYLKRLGINAVELLPIQESEGNSSWGYNPSFHLALDKYYGRENELKSLVDNLHLQGIAVIVDVVLNHAFGQSPLAQLYFENITTSSSNIWFNMQARHPYNVGYDFNHESAYTQDFVKDVLKYWMVEFKIDGFRFDLSKGFTQKNTGVSGDDVASWSAYDAGRIAIWKDYHNYLKTIDPTCYVILEHFAVDEEERELAATGMLLWNNMNRSFNEATMGYHTASQSDLSRLFAEAHGFETPNLISYMESHDEERIQFKNAQYGNVVGSYSVKNLSTALDRIKAAATFLLTSPGPKMIWQFGEFGYDISIDENGRTGEKPLKWDYLKNASRSGLFDHYAKLIRLKKTNPIFRNATLQLSSLKDGLKYYVMTAGGQRVLVIGNFDIVNRDLSITNALSGTWYDNMHHSILNWEVGHHIAIKPGEYYLLSKTKLIN, encoded by the coding sequence ATGAAACATTATTTTATTTCCCTATTTTTTAGTGTATCGATCGTGTTTTTTGGTTGTAAAAAAAACAATCCCTCATCTGAAACAACAGTAGAGGAGGTAGCACCAAATGATATAGGTTTAGCAACCACAAATCAACTATTTAATTATTGGGATGAATCGATTACGTTGTTTTTTGATTTAAATAAAGGTAATCGTGCGCTAGTTTCTGAAAATGAATCTTTATACCTACATATCGGTCTCATTACAACAGGAAGTAAAGATGAGCATGATTGGAAGGAAGTTGCTACAGATTGGTCTAAAAATATAGAAGCTTATAAACTCAATCGTCAACCTAATGGTAGCTATTCAATAACCATTAACCCCACGCAGATTTTTAAAGGTATTAATGGAAGTGAAGTTTTTAAAATTGCGCTATTGATACGAAATGCTGCAGGTACTTTAGTGCAAAGAAATAAGGATGGATCTGATATCTATATACCAGTAGCGCTGAAAAATAAAGCTGCGCTTGTATTTTTACAGCCCAATACGCAGCCGACCTATATTTTAACAACGGAGAAAGAGTCATATATGTTAAACGAAGAATTGGCTATAGATGTCTTGTCTAATATAAGAGGGAAACTTTCTATTCGGATTGATAATGTAGTACAGGAAAGTGTAAATGACGTATTAAAACATACGTTTACATGTAAATTTGGGAAGCTTGGTTTTCATATTATTACTGCACGGATTGAGGCTAATGGAAGTACTTTTGAAGAGCAGATTCAAGTCTTTGTTAATGATAAGCCTGAAATTGCAGAATTGCCTTTGCATGCCAATAAAAACGGTATAACTATCGATAAGCAAAGTAAAGCTGTAACTTTTGCCCTAACAGCTCCAGGGAAGTTGAATGTTTTCTTGTTGGGTAGTTTTAATAATTACCAGGTTGAATCAAAGTATGTCTTGAAGCAAACACCCAATGGCGATACTTGGTGGCTTACTTTAACAGATTTGGACTTTTCAAAAAAGCATACTTACCAATTTTTAATAGACGGTCAATTCAAGATAGCAGATCCTTATAGTCATATTATTTTAGATCCAGTTTATGATGGCAGTATAGGGAAATCAATTGCTTATTTGCCTTCCTATCCTAAAGAAAATACAGCGGGTAATGTGAGTGTATTGGACTTAAATAATGAGGAATATCGTTGGAAAGTTCAGAATTTCATTAAACCAAATCCATATGATTTAGTGATATACGAATTGCTTACTCGTGATTTTTCCATGGCACACGATTTTTTGTCAATTCGTGATTCGATTCCTTATTTGAAACGGTTGGGAATTAATGCAGTAGAATTGCTGCCTATTCAAGAAAGTGAAGGAAATTCCAGTTGGGGTTATAATCCTTCTTTTCATTTGGCTTTGGACAAATATTATGGCCGTGAAAATGAACTAAAAAGTTTGGTTGACAATCTGCATTTGCAAGGAATCGCCGTTATTGTTGATGTGGTCTTGAACCATGCATTTGGGCAGTCTCCGCTTGCTCAGCTATATTTTGAAAACATTACGACTTCGTCTAGTAACATTTGGTTTAATATGCAAGCGCGTCATCCTTATAATGTTGGATATGATTTCAATCATGAAAGTGCATACACACAAGATTTTGTTAAGGATGTCTTGAAGTATTGGATGGTTGAATTTAAAATAGATGGTTTTCGATTCGACTTATCAAAAGGATTTACACAGAAAAATACAGGTGTTTCAGGGGATGATGTTGCTTCATGGTCAGCTTATGATGCTGGTCGAATTGCAATCTGGAAAGATTATCATAATTATCTAAAAACAATTGACCCTACCTGCTATGTGATTTTAGAACATTTTGCCGTAGATGAAGAAGAACGGGAATTGGCGGCGACAGGTATGCTGTTATGGAACAATATGAATAGGAGTTTCAATGAGGCCACAATGGGTTATCATACGGCCTCTCAATCTGACTTGAGTAGATTATTTGCGGAAGCACATGGATTTGAAACGCCCAATTTGATTAGCTATATGGAATCTCATGATGAGGAACGTATTCAGTTTAAAAATGCACAGTATGGAAATGTAGTTGGTTCTTATTCTGTTAAAAATCTTTCAACTGCTTTAGATAGAATTAAAGCTGCTGCGACTTTCTTACTAACAAGTCCAGGACCTAAAATGATTTGGCAATTTGGTGAATTTGGTTATGATATTTCTATTGATGAAAATGGTAGAACGGGAGAAAAACCTTTGAAATGGGATTATTTAAAAAATGCTTCTCGTAGCGGTTTGTTCGACCATTATGCCAAATTGATACGTCTAAAAAAAACAAATCCAATTTTTCGAAATGCTACTTTACAGCTATCCTCTTTAAAGGATGGTTTGAAATATTATGTTATGACTGCTGGTGGTCAAAGGGTACTCGTGATCGGTAATTTTGATATCGTGAATAGGGACCTTTCCATAACAAATGCTTTATCGGGTACTTGGTATGATAATATGCACCATTCAATTTTAAACTGGGAAGTAGGTCATCATATTGCTATTAAACCTGGTGAATACTACCTTTTAAGTAAAACTAAACTAATAAACTAA
- a CDS encoding SusC/RagA family TonB-linked outer membrane protein: MSKFTLQAVMTFGLLMLLWVNAFSQNSSLSGKVVDDKGETLVGATILIKGSQISTATNQNGEYQFSKVPVGKATVTVNMIGYGTVDQSIQIINGANVLNFNLNSTTSDLEEVVVIGYGVAKKKQITGSISSVGPKEFNTGVVSSPDQLLAGKVAGLTVNRSGGDPTAASTIQLRGPSSLTASSSPLYVVDGVVGASIELVAPDDIVSMDVMKDASSTAIYGSRAANGVIFVTTKRGKAGKPVLSYSGYAAIERVANSVNVLSAAEHKQFVMDNGLTVAPSETGFDTDWQDEITRTGVSHNHNLSLTGGSEGTRYNASVNYFNNQGIVKRSDLERVVARVGIDQNAFDDRLKLALNIANSMNKSNHVDYGIFNGAARYLPTSPVRSDDAGYAAYDGYFQVPGRTNYFNPVAMLNQRDEERNNNTLLASLKADLTIFKGLTWTNVISYQQNQFDKKYYMHRTDFDSKALGRGYGSRTILKNIDKILESYLTYSYSINSHNIDALAGYSYQKTNNNDGLWASSVGFMSDDLGSNNLNLGTLPEGYNPFLVEDNSNKQYLLESLLISYYARVGYNYDDRYMLSASVRRDGSSKFGVNNRWATFPSISGAWRIGKESFMQDQDLFSELKLRLGYGISGNQNIDPYRQIIIFGPQNGQFLYNGKWMNAYGVNQNENPDLKWESTSMFNAGLDFELWKGRFGGTIEYYNKETKDLLYEYDVPSPPYQFNRLLANGASMSNKGVEITLNAVVYRNSNFSYNTTVNFARNINKVGSLSSNIENIGVSERYEGGVGLDGWTGQTSAIVLPGHALGTFYVANYIGYDETTQKTIYQKPSGELVTQDQISAPDDYMVMGQALPQFTYGWNNSFQYKKWDLNFFLRGMYGNKIFNATRADLSRLQQANVTNISKDAVKEGIFETPLIASSRFIEDGSFLRLDNATVGYTFDTKESKYIKNARLYVSGQNLFTITKYSGVDPEVSLGGLAPGLDNRNYYPKTRSFLVGVKLAF; encoded by the coding sequence ATGAGCAAATTTACATTACAAGCTGTAATGACCTTTGGTCTTCTGATGTTGCTTTGGGTAAATGCTTTTTCTCAAAACTCATCACTTTCTGGTAAAGTGGTCGATGATAAGGGGGAAACATTAGTGGGAGCAACCATTCTAATCAAAGGAAGTCAAATCTCGACAGCTACAAATCAAAACGGGGAGTATCAATTTAGTAAAGTACCAGTTGGTAAGGCGACTGTCACGGTCAATATGATTGGTTATGGTACTGTAGATCAGTCTATTCAAATTATTAATGGTGCTAATGTTTTAAACTTTAACTTAAACTCAACAACGAGTGATTTAGAGGAAGTCGTAGTCATCGGTTATGGTGTAGCTAAGAAGAAACAAATTACGGGTTCCATTTCTAGTGTAGGCCCTAAAGAATTTAATACAGGTGTAGTGAGTTCACCGGATCAGTTATTAGCTGGTAAAGTTGCTGGTTTGACCGTGAATAGATCAGGTGGAGACCCAACAGCTGCATCGACGATTCAATTACGAGGCCCCTCATCATTAACAGCCAGCTCTTCACCTTTATATGTTGTGGATGGCGTAGTTGGTGCAAGTATTGAATTGGTAGCACCAGATGATATTGTTTCCATGGATGTCATGAAAGATGCCTCGTCAACTGCTATATATGGATCGAGGGCGGCAAATGGTGTTATTTTCGTGACGACAAAACGTGGAAAGGCAGGTAAGCCAGTTTTATCTTATAGTGGTTATGCTGCTATTGAGCGTGTCGCGAATAGCGTTAATGTGCTAAGTGCTGCTGAACATAAGCAATTTGTTATGGATAATGGTTTGACCGTTGCTCCTTCTGAAACTGGTTTTGATACCGATTGGCAGGACGAAATAACAAGAACTGGGGTTTCACATAATCATAATCTATCATTAACAGGTGGCTCGGAAGGTACGCGATATAATGCTTCTGTTAATTATTTCAATAATCAAGGTATTGTTAAGAGAAGTGATCTTGAACGTGTTGTAGCAAGAGTTGGAATTGATCAAAATGCTTTTGACGATCGATTAAAATTGGCATTAAATATAGCCAATAGTATGAATAAGTCAAACCATGTTGATTATGGAATATTTAACGGTGCTGCACGCTATTTACCAACCTCTCCTGTACGCTCAGATGACGCAGGTTACGCAGCGTATGATGGTTATTTCCAAGTACCAGGTAGAACAAACTATTTCAATCCAGTTGCGATGTTGAATCAACGCGATGAGGAACGGAATAATAATACTTTACTCGCTAGTTTAAAGGCAGATCTTACAATTTTCAAAGGATTGACCTGGACGAATGTCATCTCGTATCAACAAAATCAATTTGATAAAAAATACTATATGCATCGAACAGATTTTGATTCGAAAGCATTAGGTAGGGGGTATGGTTCACGTACAATTTTAAAAAATATAGATAAAATTTTAGAATCTTACCTTACTTATAGTTATTCCATTAATAGTCATAATATAGATGCATTGGCTGGCTATTCTTATCAGAAAACAAACAATAATGACGGCCTATGGGCGTCTTCGGTTGGATTTATGTCCGATGATTTGGGTTCAAATAATTTGAATCTAGGTACTTTGCCAGAAGGTTACAATCCTTTTTTAGTGGAAGATAACTCAAATAAACAATATCTTCTTGAGTCATTATTAATTTCTTATTATGCTCGCGTTGGTTATAATTATGATGATCGATATATGTTGAGTGCATCTGTACGTCGTGATGGTTCTTCAAAATTCGGGGTTAATAATAGATGGGCAACATTTCCGTCTATTTCTGGAGCATGGAGAATCGGTAAAGAAAGTTTCATGCAAGATCAGGATTTGTTCAGTGAATTAAAGTTACGTTTAGGATATGGTATCTCGGGTAATCAGAATATAGATCCTTATCGTCAGATTATTATTTTTGGTCCTCAAAACGGACAATTTCTATACAATGGTAAATGGATGAATGCCTATGGTGTCAATCAAAATGAGAATCCCGACTTAAAATGGGAAAGTACATCCATGTTCAATGCTGGATTGGATTTTGAATTATGGAAAGGTCGATTTGGTGGTACCATTGAATATTATAATAAGGAAACCAAAGATCTATTGTATGAGTATGATGTGCCTTCGCCTCCGTACCAATTCAATCGCTTATTGGCTAATGGGGCAAGCATGAGTAATAAAGGTGTTGAAATTACTTTAAATGCTGTCGTTTACCGCAATAGTAATTTTTCATACAATACAACTGTCAACTTTGCCCGTAATATTAATAAAGTTGGATCATTATCATCAAATATTGAAAATATTGGTGTGTCAGAACGTTATGAAGGGGGTGTAGGCTTAGATGGTTGGACAGGTCAAACGTCAGCTATTGTTCTACCAGGGCATGCATTGGGAACCTTTTATGTTGCTAATTATATTGGTTATGATGAAACTACTCAAAAGACAATTTATCAAAAACCATCAGGTGAACTCGTAACACAAGATCAGATTTCGGCACCGGATGACTATATGGTCATGGGACAGGCGCTTCCTCAATTCACTTACGGTTGGAATAATAGTTTTCAATATAAAAAATGGGATTTAAATTTCTTTCTACGTGGGATGTATGGCAATAAAATTTTTAATGCCACAAGAGCTGATTTGAGTCGTCTTCAACAAGCGAATGTAACTAATATCTCTAAGGATGCTGTTAAAGAAGGAATATTTGAAACACCATTGATTGCCTCGAGCAGATTCATTGAAGATGGTTCGTTCTTACGATTGGATAATGCAACTGTGGGTTACACTTTTGATACGAAAGAATCAAAGTATATTAAAAATGCAAGGTTGTATGTGTCTGGTCAAAACCTGTTTACGATTACCAAATATTCAGGTGTCGATCCAGAGGTTAGTTTAGGAGGTTTAGCTCCAGGTCTTGATAATAGAAATTATTATCCAAAGACAAGATCATTTTTAGTAGGTGTAAAATTAGCTTTTTAA
- a CDS encoding RagB/SusD family nutrient uptake outer membrane protein, with the protein MKKRFSKINLFLFAGFLLAGQSCTKFDDKMYSAYTEDTFPKTPEQFIAVTGPVYTAARGYFDNYFSLQSAGTDEVIIPTRGGDWFDGGKWRDMHYHTWSASHEVVQNNWDWGFNAIGTCNRVLSVLEKAPESETKAQTISEIKAMRAWYYFLMLDAYGNIPLVTSFDSGTELPATTPRAEVYQFVVQDLEENLPNLSEDKSEATYGRPTKWFAHTLLARLYLNAQVYSGTANWNKVVEHSDAVINSGKYALENDFLTQFKPDNGASNPEPIFSIPYDASRATGNTLFNRVLHYGHRQTFELSINPWNGWSAQPAYFDLFDNADNRKKQWLFGQQYNSTGQPLDYNGLNVVLDPYAYNLLPGSDFDIGGADDGGRLAGARCIKYYPDKNQISNNAGNDVVVFRLADVLLMKAEAVLRGATAASVTQAVDAANQVRKRAFPINPEKHFTASTLTLAAIYKERALEFTFELTRRTDMIRFGKWEDAQLFKPANPGEEYKRLFPIPARARANNNKLDQNPGYNL; encoded by the coding sequence ATGAAAAAGAGATTCAGTAAAATTAATTTATTCTTATTCGCGGGGTTTTTGTTAGCAGGACAGTCTTGCACAAAGTTCGACGATAAGATGTATTCCGCATATACCGAAGATACGTTTCCTAAAACGCCGGAACAATTTATTGCAGTAACAGGGCCTGTATATACTGCTGCTAGAGGTTACTTTGATAATTATTTCAGCCTGCAATCTGCGGGAACCGATGAAGTGATTATTCCTACAAGAGGAGGCGATTGGTTTGATGGGGGAAAATGGCGCGATATGCATTATCATACTTGGTCAGCTTCACATGAAGTGGTTCAGAATAATTGGGATTGGGGATTCAATGCCATTGGTACTTGTAACCGTGTATTAAGTGTTTTAGAAAAAGCTCCAGAATCAGAAACAAAAGCTCAGACTATTTCTGAAATAAAGGCTATGCGTGCTTGGTATTATTTCTTGATGTTGGATGCATATGGAAATATACCTTTGGTAACCAGTTTTGATTCAGGTACAGAGTTGCCTGCAACTACTCCTAGAGCAGAAGTTTATCAATTTGTTGTTCAAGATTTAGAAGAAAATCTGCCAAATTTAAGCGAGGATAAAAGTGAGGCTACTTATGGTCGACCTACCAAGTGGTTTGCACATACTTTATTAGCAAGACTTTATCTAAATGCACAGGTATATAGTGGTACTGCGAATTGGAATAAGGTGGTCGAACATAGTGATGCCGTGATTAATTCTGGGAAATATGCTTTAGAAAATGATTTCCTGACACAGTTTAAACCAGATAATGGCGCATCAAATCCTGAACCAATTTTTTCTATTCCATATGATGCTTCTCGTGCTACAGGTAATACTTTGTTTAACCGGGTGTTGCATTACGGACATCGTCAAACTTTTGAATTGAGTATTAATCCTTGGAATGGATGGAGTGCTCAACCTGCTTATTTTGATCTGTTTGATAATGCGGATAATCGCAAAAAACAATGGCTATTTGGTCAGCAATATAATTCTACGGGACAGCCGTTGGATTATAATGGTCTTAATGTGGTTTTGGATCCATATGCTTATAACTTGTTACCTGGTTCTGATTTTGATATAGGTGGGGCAGATGATGGTGGGCGTTTAGCTGGAGCTCGATGCATTAAATATTATCCTGATAAAAATCAAATCAGTAATAATGCAGGAAATGACGTCGTTGTTTTCCGTCTAGCAGATGTGCTATTAATGAAAGCAGAGGCCGTTTTAAGGGGGGCTACAGCAGCTAGTGTAACGCAAGCAGTGGACGCCGCTAATCAGGTACGTAAACGTGCATTTCCTATCAATCCAGAGAAACATTTTACAGCAAGTACATTGACATTGGCAGCTATCTATAAAGAGCGTGCCTTGGAATTTACATTTGAATTGACTCGAAGAACAGACATGATCCGCTTTGGTAAATGGGAAGATGCGCAATTGTTTAAGCCTGCAAATCCTGGTGAAGAATATAAACGATTGTTTCCAATCCCAGCAAGGGCTAGAGCAAATAATAATAAATTGGATCAGAATCCTGGTTATAATCTTTAA
- a CDS encoding SusF/SusE family outer membrane protein gives MKISKIFRLLLVLCIGVFSFLSSCKKVEHGIDDPIVSINENTLSTIQVGKKLKVGFIANNIKEFTFAIGPVNDSEMLLTEHITVDPNTFILSKDFDIPNEKSWIGEALLKITYTSGGQVIEKTKPITFTESNPQMFVVGGSIAAGWEPTLALPMSLYDEESKTKFEIFEYVTVDGSGIKFLPTNVDWTDAFGKGASEGILLQDGDAGNITVTEDDFYRIRMDSEAKTYELSKSTWGVIGSATPDGWDSDTDMKFVGSKGIYTWKVTLNLTAGELKFRMDDDWAINIGGTLSSLQQDGANIVIEAAGKYEIELSRTASGYSAKISKN, from the coding sequence ATGAAAATATCTAAAATATTTCGATTACTATTAGTTTTATGTATTGGGGTTTTTAGCTTCTTGTCTTCTTGTAAAAAAGTAGAACATGGTATCGATGACCCTATCGTTTCAATCAATGAAAATACATTGTCCACTATCCAAGTTGGGAAAAAACTAAAAGTTGGTTTTATAGCTAATAATATTAAGGAATTTACATTTGCGATTGGTCCGGTAAATGACAGCGAAATGCTGCTTACAGAACATATCACTGTTGATCCCAATACCTTTATTTTGTCAAAGGATTTTGATATTCCAAATGAAAAATCCTGGATTGGAGAGGCATTGCTGAAAATAACTTATACTTCTGGAGGACAGGTTATAGAGAAGACAAAACCTATAACATTTACGGAGAGTAATCCACAGATGTTTGTGGTAGGAGGTTCCATAGCTGCAGGATGGGAGCCAACGTTAGCACTTCCGATGAGTCTGTACGATGAAGAAAGTAAAACAAAGTTCGAAATTTTTGAATATGTCACAGTTGATGGTTCAGGAATCAAGTTTTTGCCGACGAATGTAGACTGGACGGATGCTTTTGGTAAAGGTGCGTCTGAGGGAATTTTATTACAAGATGGCGATGCTGGAAATATCACAGTTACTGAGGATGATTTTTATAGAATTCGTATGGATTCAGAAGCGAAAACATATGAATTGTCCAAATCAACGTGGGGTGTTATCGGTAGTGCGACTCCGGATGGCTGGGACAGTGATACGGACATGAAATTTGTCGGCAGTAAAGGTATCTATACCTGGAAAGTAACATTAAACTTGACTGCTGGGGAATTAAAATTCAGAATGGATGATGATTGGGCAATCAATATTGGTGGCACACTTTCGTCTTTGCAACAAGATGGAGCAAATATAGTGATTGAGGCTGCAGGTAAGTATGAGATTGAACTGTCGCGGACGGCATCAGGGTATTCTGCAAAAATTTCTAAGAACTAA
- the pgmB gene encoding beta-phosphoglucomutase, whose translation MKSVLDLLEKVKGVIFDLDGVLVDTAVFHFQAWKRLAQEFDFDFTEIQNEQLKGVSRIDSLEMILNWAHVVASENQKIAWAALKNRWYLEFVAQMKEDDILPGSIALLHWLKQHGFLVALGSASKNAPLILEKTGMFCFFDALVDGNSVTLSKPHPEVFLQAAGQLKLKPSECLVFEDAQAGVDAAVTAGMKVIGVGSHLKGADLSVCSLMEVLN comes from the coding sequence ATGAAAAGCGTATTAGATCTCTTGGAGAAAGTAAAAGGGGTGATTTTTGACCTGGATGGTGTTTTGGTAGATACCGCTGTGTTCCATTTTCAAGCTTGGAAAAGGCTTGCTCAAGAATTCGATTTTGATTTTACAGAGATTCAAAATGAACAGTTAAAAGGTGTTAGTCGAATCGATTCATTGGAAATGATATTGAATTGGGCACATGTAGTCGCATCCGAAAATCAAAAAATAGCATGGGCAGCATTAAAAAATAGATGGTACTTGGAATTTGTTGCCCAGATGAAAGAAGATGATATTTTACCGGGATCTATAGCGTTGCTACATTGGTTAAAGCAGCATGGTTTTCTGGTTGCATTAGGATCTGCAAGTAAGAATGCACCACTTATTCTCGAGAAAACGGGTATGTTTTGTTTTTTTGATGCCCTTGTAGATGGTAATAGTGTTACGCTGTCTAAACCTCATCCAGAAGTATTTTTACAAGCGGCAGGTCAACTAAAATTGAAACCATCAGAATGCCTTGTATTTGAAGATGCACAGGCTGGGGTAGATGCAGCAGTAACTGCAGGGATGAAAGTAATTGGCGTTGGTTCTCATTTAAAGGGAGCTGACTTGTCAGTCTGTAGTTTGATGGAGGTTTTGAATTAG